The Melanotaenia boesemani isolate fMelBoe1 chromosome 3, fMelBoe1.pri, whole genome shotgun sequence genome contains the following window.
ATCTGAACCCATGGCCTCTTTCATATTTTATCCTGTCTTTACTTCACTCTTATGCCATGTTTGCAGCCCTATAGCACTTGACAACTGTTATCAGGTAATAGGCAGCTATGTTACAACTTGTTCTGAATGTGAATCAGGACTAAGAAACAGTGTTCTCTTTGTACGTGTGTGCATGTAGATGAGAAAAGTGTAGCTTATTCAAAATATATCCTCAgttatgtacatgtatgtatgtacatgattaaaacgttttttgtttttttttaattacacaaataaaaagtctGATTTTGAAACTACAATGTCCTGATGACACTGAACTGCTCGCAGCCAGACTGAAGCAAACTTAATCTCATTGGTTTGGAGGTAATTTGCTCCTGCTGTGTTCAGCTCCTGTGGAAGTAGGAGTTTACTCTGTGCATGGTGAGCACAATGCTGTATTTCTGAGTTAAGTTTTTACTTGTGGGAGAACAGTTAAGATGGATGCTTCTCCTGAAACACAACTTAACAAGCAGTCAACATGTAGCTACAAGAGTTTTGGTTCATCTGAGTTGGCTGATGGTTCATCAACAAATGACTTGAAGAAACATGGTGAGAACATACAGGTGGAGGGTAAACGATGATAAATAATCTCAGCAAATTAAATCCTGTGgtatttttggtgttttttaaaCTGGTAGATTTGGTTTGTAAACCCACTGAATTTCCATTTGAATCAAGATTAAAATTTCCTTGCTGCTGCCACAGATCCTATCCAGATGGAAGAGATTTCCTGTGGTAGCCCAAATTTGTTTGATCAAAGTTTGTCCAAACTCAAAGAGAAGAATGAGGACTGCTGCAATCAGGGACTGCCTGTACAAGCATACGCTGTATTAATCATCTTTGCAGTTGGTGTAACCATTGCTTTGTTCCTGCAAATTAACTTGGATGCAAGTCTGGTATGTTGATCCAAATAGCCCACACGAATCAAGTATCTCCTGCACTCTTCATCCTAATCACAGCTCCTCTACAGGTCGGCATAAAAGCTGTGCAGTCAGATCATGAGCTCTGCACAGCACTTGCTCAAAGAGTACTTCTTGATGGTGGATCCAGTGTGGACGCAGCAGTTGCTGGCGCCCTTTGCCTGGGAGTTGTGCATCCACACGTGTCAGGGGTCGGTGGGTATGTGACTCAGCTATGACAGATACGTGAGATTCTGGGAAATATACATAGAAGAGTCTGACTGCAAGTCCTCACGGGTGTCTGTCTGCAGCGGAGGGGTGATGTTGATTCATGACATCCAGAGGAATGAAACCAAGGTGATAAATTTTCAGGGATCTGCACCAAGAAAAATTCAAGAGGAGATGCTTCAAAATGCTTCAGAGGTTAAGGTAATCAAGGGTGAggctgcatttgtgtgtttatggtGTAATATGTTGATGTTCTATATTCAGGCAGGTCTACTTGTGGGTGTACCAGGTATGCTTATGGGGTTGCACCATGCTCACAGTCTGTATGGAAGGTAAGAAGATGGTGAAGgctgtttctttctctggtaTTTAATCCTGCAGTCAGATGTTGCTGTACTAATTCTCTGCAGTCTGTCATGGGCGGATGTTGTCAGCAGAGCTGCAGATGTAGCCAGACGAGGGTTCAACATGTCACAGAGTCTTGGTGAGTCAAATGAcccctttttacatttttattttctcttactCCTTGGGACAAGATAACTTTGATAcctaaaagcagattttttttctgaagtacataggaaaaaaacatcatggcagaaaacaagcacacacacacacacacacacacacaaaaaaaaaacaaaaaaaaaacagacacagtaGGACAGGACAAAATGCACAGTGAGTGCTCCTGTATATAAATAAGCCATTAGTAAGAATAAATGACCATTAAAACTCCAGTATAAAACCCTGATGACAGTGATTTAGACTTGTGGGCATTTGTGACAGCATTTGattgatttacattttttttccggATGACACgtcttctgctgcttctctCTCATGTGGTGTCCCACAGGGTTCAGTTCTAGGGCCActgcttttttccctgtatAAATTTGCTTTTCTATCCTTAGAAAGCTTGGAATAAATTTACCTGCCCCTGAAGAGGAAGCATGGCTTTTCAATAAAACCATAACTGGTTTGCTTGGTGGAAATCAAAGCTTGGTTGGCTTtgagttttaatgaaaagaaaacagaggttATAGTTTTTGGAGCAAGTGGCCCCAGCGAGTCCACCTCTGTTGATTTAGGGACCCCTCATAGTCTATTTTAAATTGACCATTACAGATCTGGGTTTTAAGTTGGACAGACCAGATTAGAGTTGTTGTTAAGTCTTGTTTTTAACAGTTAAGGTAGTTAAAGGGAAAATCTTTTCTTCCCAGGCAGGACTCTGAAAGTGTGATCTATACTTTTATTCTGTCCCATTTGGATCATTGTGATGGACGTTCTGCTGTAGTGAGTCGGCTCTGCAGCTGGTCTGAGCCCCGTCCTGGCTTCACGCCACTGGCTGCCTGTGTGTTTTACAGTAGATTTTAAATGCCTCATCACTCTGAGCTTCTTttgatcttatttattttaataggtCTTATTGTGTTAGATTTTAGTTGTTCTTATGTCATGTTTATATAAATGTCTgatgttttaatctgttttatgtcttttttttaacagttttttttaacactaacaCATTTTTAGTGTTAagtgcagcactttgtttcagctgtggttgttttaaagtgctttttaaataaagttggtatggTACCTAACATAAGATAAAAGGACAAACAAGAGGTCAAACTGTGATCATTAGAATAGTTGAGTTcagtaaaagtttaaaagtgcttgtttaaaaaggaaacagcagcaggaaTAAAGCTGTTCTGTAgcgcagtggttcccaacctgtggTCCAGGACCCCTCAAGGGGGTCCCCCAGcaagcacagggggtccctgggGCTTTAaacattaagagccattgtgattaatttcCAAACATTGTccctgttttaaaaaatataaagtatgGCTCTGTATTAATTTAATGTActaaatttaactttggcttcatCGAAGGACAGGAATTATTCATGGTGAGAatttcacttttgaaagcataaaaccaagtatgGTACGGGACGGGGTACGGGGTCCATGGCATGATGGGGGTCTCCAAGGAAaaagttgggaaccactgttgtAGCGGGTACTTCTTGACTTTGGGACTCTGAACTGGAACTCACTCACCAGTGGATGAGCCATCTCTTATAATTCTGCTGCTATTCGCTGCTTTATGTCACACAGTGATTTTTAGCTGAGGGTAAATGTACCAGGACCTAATTTGCCTTTGTCTACAGCTGATGCAGTATCAAAGGTAGAAGACGAGCAGCTACTGGGACGCTTCAGGGACCTGTTTAACCTAGGTGGGCGGGATCTGAGTCCTGGTTCTTATGTAAGAATGCCTGAGCTGGCCCAAGTCCTGGAGGCTGGTCTTTTAAATTTCTATCATGGGACTTTATCACAAGAAATGGAGGATGAGGTAATTCAAAGAAATTCCACCATCTGCTTTTATAAGAGGAAATAATATTGTTCTTCCACTACAAAAAAGGTTCGAGCAAACGGCGGCATCCTCAGCAGAGAGGACATCAGTAACTACAGCGTAGAGGTGCAAAAACCACTTGAAGGCCACTACAATGGTAAATATGACATTTAACTGCATCGTGCACTTAAGAAATGTATTGAAGCTCCTGATATCTTCATCTAGAGCctattccttttgtttttagagGTTATAATTCaagttcctcctcctccatctgctggTGCAGCATTGATCGCAGCTCTCAATCTGTTAGAGAGCTTctttctcagaaaaaaaagtgtcacaGAAAATCAGACAAGCAGCTGGATTGATGAGGTACTGGATTTCACTTTGTACACTTgcaaaaagttaaaagaaatatgactttctttcttttttctctcctgaaAGGCTCTGACAGCAGCTTTAGCAATGACCAGTGGACTGGGTGACCCTAAATACAGCTCTATAGTGACCGAGTTTCTTTCCGTCATGCTACGGTAAAATATTCTGAGGAACTCTCACTGTGTCTGCAGctgataattattttaatgactGATCACCCATCTGCCCATCCACTGACTACACCAGCTTCATCCCACTCAATACTGAGCAGAAGACAGGTTGCCAGTTTATCCAAGGGCTAACTCAGAGAGACATGCACATTAATACTCCAACACTCTGCCAACCTAGAATTATCAATtcacctaacatgcatgtgtgaggAAACTGGAGCACCACACAGAAAGACTCGTGCCAGCTGGTGTGTTGCCCTCATCCTGTGAGGCAACAGGAAATCCTTCTCAATTTGACACTATTCTatagattaaaataattattttaattgtgcaacatgaaattaaaaactgaTGTTTCTGATTTAGTTCTCACTTTCTTCTCTAATTACAGGAAGAATCAGACTGAAGTGCTGCACCAGAGGATGAATTCCTCTGAAACATCTTCATCTGGCTACAACTCCACTATCCACTCCCTCCCAACAGAGCTGCTGACTGGACAAGTTGTAGTCATGGGACCAGATAACCTCATGGTGTCTGTTGCAAGGTGGTGTTTGTGGCTCCAATCTGATAGTGATCATGTCAGCAGGATATGTTTGGTATGTACCTCCGGGCAATGTGACATTCTTTTCTTATCTGATGTTGCTGTGATGATGCAGTTCTTTGAGCAGGCCATTTGGGAGCCGGATCATAACTAAGTCGGGCATCGTTCTCAACAGCCTCATTCTTGACTTCATCTGGCCAAATAAAACCAAAGGGCAACCTCAGACCCACCAGGTGTGACACAATCGCAAATCTCAGCCAAAGAGGCAAGACAGATACctcttttaaagagaaaaaaataaggaaaatccCACTGTTTGTGCCACAGACGAATGGAGTTGAGCCTGGGAAGAGGCCCCTGACCTTTCTCATGCCCTCAGTGATGCTGCCGGCTTGGAGCAAATGTGGGACCTACATGGCACTGAGCAGCTCTGGTGGACAAATCCATTTGCATCCCATCACCCAGGTTTGAAAGAGATTCATTTACAGGCTCATTGAGaagcttttaattaaaaaaaaataaataaaaaaaaacatttataatatgTGTGTGCTTTAGATGCTAGTCCGTGTGCTATTCCTCCATAAAGAGAAGAACGAGAGCCTCTCTCTGGGAGGACTCCATCCCAAACTTGGGCCAAACAGCCTTGATGACTGTAAGTATGAGTGGCCGACCTTTGGCTTTATTACTGAGCGATTAGTAATCTTATATTCTTCCCCAAATCTCTCTTCGTCAGCTGAGTTTCCTGTGGAGAGTGTGGAGGTTTAGCAAGCAAATGGCCAGACTTCATGGACTGAAGATGATCTCTGGTCAGGTTAAACCAGAAGAATAATGataccataaataaataaagtactcgtgttttttgttgttttgccttaatgttttcacacacaaaaatctTGTGTGGTCTCAGTTTAAGAAATAACTTCTTTGAGTATTTTccctgtaaaaaataaataaaatgagtacTAATAATGAAGCACTGCCACTATATGTTGAAGAAATGAGGGCTGTTATGTAAAACTGATCCTCAGTCAAGATACTGTCACACATACATGTGGACTGCGTCACGTGGGAGCAGCCGGTGTGTGTGGACAACGTGTCACTCAGCGCTGCACGCCAGGCTTTAGTTTCTGTAAActcggctcactggctgtgatTAATGTTCAATAATGAGACATGGTCGCCTCCCTTGTGGTTTTTAAAGTAGAGAAATGGTCCACAGTGTTTTCATCAAAACATGGGTGGAGTTTCTCATCTTAGAGCTGAAAATAACAACACTGCAGTTTAGATAGAAATAAGTCTTACACACATCAATGCAGGTAAGCAAATGAAGGAAAATGCTAATCGAGGACTCTGTTATCTGAGGTTGGGAATTCTGGTCCTtcagggccgcagtcctgccgattttagatgttttcctgctccaacaaaccTGATTCAATTCAAAGGGGTCCAACTGCTTATCCAGTTCTAcacagtgactcattcatttgaagcagggaaacatcttaaACTTGCAGGAcggtggccctcgaggaccaaggTTCCCCACCACTGATGAGTTCAGcacaattagtttttttttaaacaaacttgtTCAGTTCTTGGTCACAAACACAGTCTGACTAGTTTAATAACACAAACCGCTCTACTTTTCATGTCTTTAGTAGCAGCAGCCTCCATCACGCCTTATCTGTTGCTGACTGGACTTCCACAAACCCCTCCCACCCAGTTCCAGTATAATCTGGGACTTCTTGATTGGAGAGTTGTGTCATGCCACATCGTCTCAGCTGGCTTGAGTTTAGGTCTCTGACTGTCAGtctaaaaatggtaaaatggtaaatggtctgtatttacaTAGCGCtcttctgtacctggaatgatccCCAAAGCGctttcacccattcacacacacacacacacattcacacattgatggcggaagctgccattaGTGTTTTCCCTTTAATGTTATATTGCCCATTgtagcactttggtcaactttgctgtttttaaagtgatgcaaataaagttgcagttgcAGCTTGTTAAAAGTTTGTTCAGCTGTGACTCAGCTTGAAAGTTTTACAGCATTTTACAGTTATCACTGCAGAAATCCTGATAAATCTGGGAGCCTTCCACAAACTGCTTCTCTTGTAAATGTTTAGTTGAATAAATCCACCACAGAAAATTCTGGTGCGAGTAAAAAGTCCTGCTCTAAAACTTGTGTGAACTGATGTAAGCTTTGCATCAAAAGTATTTTACGTATTTAAACTCTTATGTCACATCAGATTATCTTCACTCATGAATGCATTACAATGCAGCATTTTACTGCAGATCAGGGTGACAGACTAACCAGCTATTTACCTTTAagctaaatttcttttttcccctcaatgtACTGATTAGGTTAGTTAAACTAGTCAGAAATGCTGTAAATCGATGGTTAAACAGATACCAAATTTctataaaagaaattataaatttattgtttctcctgtatttgcattatttaaataatgacaGATTTTATAATTATGGGATTGTGTCTGATGGGGTTCTCATGAgtgtttaatgaaaataaatatatacaccactcaaaaaaaagttagaaatatTCAACTTTTGGGTAGAAGTGTAAGAGGTTCATGCTATCCAGATATTATATCATGAATGCAGGACATTAAAGTAGAATCATGCAATGGCAATTCCTTCAGGTGacctaactttttgtgagtagtgttATTGGGAAACAACAATAACTATCAggtaaatgtaattattaagGGTAACACGTTTCACTCTCAAAATAAAGAGTATTATTTACTTGGTTTTCTAACATTTTGGCTGGACTTCAGGTGCTCAAAAAACGATTTATTCAGTTCTAGACGTTaagctgaagaaaaaagacCATTGCACATATGATTTATGTCAGAGGAGAGATGAGAGGAGGAGTCTTTACGCATTCTCTGGGACTAAACCTTAACGCAGTTTTATCGCAGATCAACTTGCGGAGATGTcgctgtttttctttcctgtcttaTCTGGACAGTTTGAGGCGGAGAAGCTGCGTCCTGGCAGGTGGGCGTCGCGTGCAGGTCAGCCTTAAAAGCAGCAGACGCACCCTCCTCTTCAGCAGGAAGAGCTGGGTTGCGGCTGGAGGGACAGGTTATGACGGAGCCGTGATTCAATCTAAGTCAATGAAAACATTGGGTAAGTAAACTGTTCCTGCTTTTAAAAACTAGTTATAGCCATTACAACATGTAAGGTAAGCAGTCCTTGCGAATATCTATACAGTGAAATGTTTGCGCCATCTCCAACTTTAAACCACTAAACCACCTTTGTTCCATTGTTACAGATTATCCGCACATTAGCGTCAAACcggtttctttttaaacaaacgTTTCCGAAAACGAGGGTCGCAATGGAGCCCAAAACCGCTGTGAGTGAGAAGTTTTTCATCGTGAAGCGGGGAAAGTCGAGGAAAGGATGTATCGGTCGCGTGGAGGCGGAGACGCCGCACGGGGAGATGATAGGGCTCCTGTACAGCGGAGGCAGCAACGCGGGGACCCCGAAGAAAGGGGCAGTGCTGAAGAAGGAAGACACGCACCCACTGACACGCCACCAGGCTCAGCTCCTGCTCTTCGTTTCCAGCCCCAGTAAACGCCTGGAGCTGCTATGCAGCCCGCAGCTCTTCCTGGCCATCTGTGGGCTGTCCCAGGATGACCTGGTGGTGGTAAAACACAGGAAGGGATACCTCCCTGGGCTGGTGAAAAACCTCATGCAAGTTGTGAAGAAGGAATGCAAAGAAGATCTGCACA
Protein-coding sequences here:
- the LOC121636996 gene encoding glutathione hydrolase 7-like → MDASPETQLNKQSTCSYKSFGSSELADGSSTNDLKKHDPIQMEEISCGSPNLFDQSLSKLKEKNEDCCNQGLPVQAYAVLIIFAVGVTIALFLQINLDASLVGIKAVQSDHELCTALAQRVLLDGGSSVDAAVAGALCLGVVHPHVSGVGGGGVMLIHDIQRNETKVINFQGSAPRKIQEEMLQNASEVKAGLLVGVPGMLMGLHHAHSLYGSLSWADVVSRAADVARRGFNMSQSLADAVSKVEDEQLLGRFRDLFNLGGRDLSPGSYVRMPELAQVLEAGLLNFYHGTLSQEMEDEVRANGGILSREDISNYSVEVQKPLEGHYNEVIIQVPPPPSAGAALIAALNLLESFFLRKKSVTENQTSSWIDEALTAALAMTSGLGDPKYSSIVTEFLSVMLRKNQTEVLHQRMNSSETSSSGYNSTIHSLPTELLTGQVVVMGPDNLMVSVASSLSRPFGSRIITKSGIVLNSLILDFIWPNKTKGQPQTHQTNGVEPGKRPLTFLMPSVMLPAWSKCGTYMALSSSGGQIHLHPITQMLVRVLFLHKEKNESLSLGGLHPKLGPNSLDDSEFPVESVEV